The Rhododendron vialii isolate Sample 1 chromosome 1a, ASM3025357v1 region TTTGATGGATTCCAAACGGCGCTAAAACAGTCACGTCACTTGTATACACCCTTCAAATACACCATCCAATCGAGCCCTTAGTGTTTTTGTTGTAAAACTTTTTGTTGTACGAGTTTACCCTTGAGAGTTGGGTCAAGAGTGGTGAAACTATAAgaacattttataaaaatacttttttaaaaGGACTTTAAAAAAGGAATACACCAAAGTGATGCTCTatctttatatattagaaaggaaagatttcaaaatagcacctgaACTTTATActaaatgtcacagagacacttgaatttaagtttatttcaattaaacacctgtactaacaaaatccctaaatttagacacctgaacttaggtttattttaattaaacacatgtactaacaaaatccccaacTTTAGACCCATGCCGTTATACTCCGTCTCAAAAATTGCTGATATGGCATttccaacccgtttaagttgctccattgcacatgtttccaacaAGGGACGATGCACCCAAACGAAACCCATCATTAGAAGTATGCCAAGCAGAAAGAAGAACTgagtttgggcaaaaaaatatggtttggaggaaaaatgatcttaacctaattgatttccctcaatttctctctccagaagTCTGCATATTGTTCCACCATCTCCCCCACTTCAACCCCAGACCTGAAATCTGCCTATGGGTTTCGTTTGGATACATCATCCATTGttagaaacatgtgcaatgaggCAACTtaaatgggttggagatgccgtGTCAGCAATTTTTAGGACGGAGTATAATGGCGGTGgtctaaatttggagattttgttagtacatgtgtttaattgaaataaacttaaattcaggtgtctaaatttgaaaattttgttagtacaggtgtttaattgaaataaacttaagttcagatATCTCTGCgacatttggtgcaaagttcaagtgtcattttgaaatttttcctattagaaatagaaaattaattaacCAAATGAACCAAAACATCAAATCGAAGACCATTTTCACTGTTCGAGATTGACACGATAGTTCAAAGCACTTACCAGACGCTAGAAAATTCGCTACAGAAAAAGCCCGCGTGTTGTAAGCAACCAATAACACCCATAACTGATTTTTTGTTTGCCATTTTTGTACAATGCATCCGAAAATCAAAAGTGTGGTTTTGAAAGAACAACGAATCAATTTTCCGAAGACATTGAACAAAAACTGGACAAAATTGCAAGCAAATAGACCATAACTTTATCAAAAGTATCTCAGTTCATAAAGCTGATGCTTCTCCCGGTAGTACGGCAAATGCCTCTTGAGCCAGTTTCATCGGGTGCAATATGATTGGCTGAAGTCAGTACCTTCAAATCTCCAGTGAGCAGAAGTAGTGGCACCATCAAGTGCTTGTGTTTCTCGTCGATCTATCAGCCACATGCTTTTCATCGGACCAACGATAAATAGTCGAAGTATGAATAATATCCTTTTTGCTGTTGAGCTATATTTCAATTTCCATTGCAAACAGTCAACAAACACTCCACTTAGTTATTCTGAATAATATCCTTTTTGCTGTTGAGCTATATTTCAATTTCCATTGCAAACAGTCAACAAACACTCCACTTAGTTATTCTTTATGCAGTGTGCATCGGTGCCATGTTGAGTGCAATCGTGGTAACCAACGGTGCGGAGGAAGTCCCTAATCTCGTTCGCGCTGCTATTGCTGGCTTGTAACAAACGCTCATCTTCCTCGTAGATTATGTACGGGGCTTCACCTTTCTTTCTAGATAGTAGCTTGGAGGCTCCCTTCAATACGTGATACTCCCAACCCTGAACATCGATTTTCAGCAGAAGCACGGGCTCAGACTCTGGGATCAGTTCATCGAGAGGAATGGATCTTACTTGAAGTGCAACCTCCTCATTGGACTTGAATGCCATTTTTGCTCCAGTGGCTGAAACTGCACTATTGTCAAGACGGCCGACTAGCTGGCAACATAAGCAAGAATCAACATGAATACGCGAGGAAAATAACTGACTGCAAATTTAGTCCATGAGCTTATATAAAAAATGGACTAAATTTAGTCCAAATTCGAACCAAAACCATCGATTTTCAGCAGCAGCGCAGGCTCAGACTCCATCACGTAGTACATAAGCGCACAAGGGATCAACATGCAAGCCTGATTTGGTATTATTTATTGCCATCATTATTAAGTTTTGTACATGTTCGTTGAGATGACTCTCAAGACCAATATATTAAATTATCGACATAACTGTCTGAGCCATTAGAACGACGCATAGAAGCAATTATTGGATCTCCATGGAAAATATAACTGTGGCCGGGTGAGATAATCTTTTATCAAATGTATGAAAATTTCAAGACAAGATGCATGTTACGAGAGTATCAATGGAAGAGAACCTACAAAACATCTACGACTTGCATTACAGGGCAGAACTGCCTTTGCTGCACATTCCTTCTAGACCGCAAGAAAGTATCACAAAGAGATGACTCCTCCTAAGCAAATCAAGTTTCTACTCAAGATTTGATCCGAGAACAGAACCTTAGACAGCCACAACAAACATAATTCTTTTATGATCAACAAAATGGTTGTCATCAGTCAGCAAAAAAGGTCAACCTTGATTCACTTATTCTCAAGTGGCATAGTATTTGGCTTAATTCAAATTAACTCTAAACTCCACCTTTTCTAAGGTCCACAACATCCGTGAATCTTATAACTTATAAGAGTCACACCAGTAATCATAGCCTAGTGCAGTATTCTACATCTTAATAGAATATGAAGACGAAAATGAACTGTAGAGACAGTGGGGGCTATGGATCtcttaggttgtgtttggatcgtgaACTTTTGAAGGGATTTATGAATGAAAAAGCAAACTATAGGGAAAACATTGATCAATGTAGCAGCTTCACTAATTAAATTAATCATCTCCttcatctttcttttctcttcattAAAGCCTCCACAAATCTGTGATTTGAACACAATCTTAAGAATATCTAGATCAATCAAAATCAGTGAACATAACAAGCATTGTCCAACAACCAAATCTGTAAagattatacatatatattccaTATacatctttctttttcctttccctcTTCATCAAATGTACACACCTTTATACTGCTCGAAAATGATTTTTCCTGCCATACATTTTTTGACGACACCACCCACACAAATCACTAATCAGTAATCACTGGAACCAATCCTATTGTCTACTAGCAGGTCCGATGTCCAATTAAAACAGCAACCTCATATGATTAAACCTGCAAGAGTTGATAACACGAGTTTCGAACTTGGGGTTGACTTTTATAGTCATACGTGATGCACATTACAACTTCGGATAATTCAATCAAACAAGCCCCAAGTCAACTTCAAACCCATAATTTCAactgaaacaaaataaaataagcatGTCTCATAGAATTGAACCATCTATATACCTTGTGAAACGTTATATTCCCAAGCCGGTCCGACGCAGCAGCCTCAAAAACAGTAACCAAATCCCCAACCCGATTAAAATAAACCCCATCACAAATCCTCTGCAAGTTCTCAAACACTGGTTCGAAagccaaaaccctaaaccccataACCGCCGCAGCAAAAGTAGCCATACCCACATTAGCCCCAACATCCACAAAAATCCCCGTCTTGCCCTCGCCCCTCATCTTCCCCAACACCTCCTGAACCGTAACCGAAATATCGGGTCGCCTGAAGGGCTTCCCCTTGAGGATCCGAACAATGTTCTTGTGGGGCTTCTCGGGCAACGATCCGAGATCCGAGAGGGAGTAGAGGAAAGGGTATTCGAGGCCTTCAACGAGGTTGGCTATTATGGGGTGGGATTGTGGGGTGGTGTAGCAGTTGAAAGGGTGGATGTTGTCAGTGGGGTGGaggactagggttttgagattaGGGTTAGGATTGGGGTTTGAGGGGTGggaggagaggaagaagaaggtgaggatgaggagagagagagcgaagaggaggaggaggggttttGGGGTGAGGAGGTTTGTGGGTTGGTGTTTTTTCCAGGCGTTTGCCATTGGGGAaagtgagagaggagagagtggagGAGTGTTTTCTTGgaaaatttttgtgggttttccgggaaaatggaagattggatcTTTGATTTTCCGaagaacccaaaaaaagaagaaagattggATCTGGATTCTGGAGTATAGATATTTTTCGGGAATGTTTTTCTTCTGGTTCAGGGGATCTGGGGGAGTGTGCTAACGTGCACCTTGTGTTACAGTTGGGAAGTTAGGTACTCCATTTCGCACAGGAGGGATTACTCTagcacttttctttttttggaggtTTGTccctattaaaaaataaatcgcgtttgttaattttgcgtcaaatttttattaattatt contains the following coding sequences:
- the LOC131334531 gene encoding uncharacterized protein LOC131334531; this translates as MANAWKKHQPTNLLTPKPLLLLFALSLLILTFFFLSSHPSNPNPNPNLKTLVLHPTDNIHPFNCYTTPQSHPIIANLVEGLEYPFLYSLSDLGSLPEKPHKNIVRILKGKPFRRPDISVTVQEVLGKMRGEGKTGIFVDVGANVGMATFAAAVMGFRVLAFEPVFENLQRICDGVYFNRVGDLVTVFEAAASDRLGNITFHKLVGRLDNSAVSATGAKMAFKSNEEVALQVRSIPLDELIPESEPVLLLKIDVQGWEYHVLKGASKLLSRKKGEAPYIIYEEDERLLQASNSSANEIRDFLRTVGYHDCTQHGTDAHCIKNN